Proteins encoded by one window of Chromobacterium violaceum ATCC 12472:
- a CDS encoding MFS transporter — MTDSIRAPRPFRRDGPTWFLYLVLAVFGFQQSVLGSTLPFLRAEFGYDPIEVGWHFTSYAGGLVASGLLGGWLLPRLGLGPLVRGAAVAMVLAVLSITQARGFAGTLAAAIAMGLTGGVLQSAVQAALAWHQTEHRDMAMVEAFIFAGAGVFSGPLLVGQLAALGLPWRWTLLAAALALALILPLPAPAGRPEQADETRSAARGGVPLAVALCWISVLLGIGAEWGIGFWGAQFLESRLGLGPAQAVSLMSVFFGGTVFGRLVSSRLLARFDGRNMLMAVILLGGVAILGLWASALPAVTIAALALAGMCLGNFFPLLISNAIRLEPGHVGLISVGATQAVGISLLVVPIVLGYIGQMAGLVNAIGMLVVLPLLMAAACLAAGQRHALPHKA, encoded by the coding sequence ATGACAGACAGCATCCGCGCCCCCCGGCCCTTCCGCCGCGACGGCCCCACCTGGTTCCTGTACCTGGTGCTGGCGGTATTCGGTTTTCAGCAGTCGGTGCTGGGTTCCACCCTGCCCTTCCTGCGCGCCGAGTTCGGCTACGACCCCATCGAGGTCGGCTGGCACTTTACCAGCTATGCCGGCGGCCTGGTCGCGTCCGGCCTGCTGGGCGGCTGGCTGCTGCCCAGGCTGGGCCTGGGTCCGCTGGTGCGCGGCGCGGCCGTGGCCATGGTGCTGGCCGTGCTGTCCATCACGCAGGCGCGCGGTTTCGCCGGCACCCTGGCCGCGGCGATCGCCATGGGACTGACCGGCGGCGTGCTCCAGTCCGCGGTGCAGGCCGCCCTGGCCTGGCACCAGACCGAGCACCGCGACATGGCGATGGTGGAGGCCTTCATCTTCGCCGGCGCCGGCGTGTTCTCCGGCCCGCTGCTGGTCGGCCAGCTGGCCGCCTTGGGCCTGCCTTGGCGCTGGACGCTGCTGGCGGCGGCGCTGGCGTTGGCGTTGATCCTGCCGCTGCCGGCCCCTGCCGGCCGGCCGGAACAGGCGGATGAAACCCGAAGCGCCGCGCGCGGCGGCGTGCCGCTGGCGGTGGCGCTGTGCTGGATCTCGGTGCTGCTGGGCATAGGCGCGGAATGGGGCATAGGCTTCTGGGGCGCCCAGTTCCTGGAAAGCCGGCTGGGCCTGGGGCCCGCCCAGGCGGTCAGCCTGATGTCGGTCTTCTTCGGCGGCACCGTGTTCGGACGCCTCGTTTCCAGCCGGCTGCTGGCGCGCTTCGACGGCCGCAACATGCTGATGGCGGTCATTCTGCTGGGCGGCGTCGCCATCCTCGGCCTTTGGGCCAGCGCCCTGCCCGCCGTCACCATCGCCGCGCTGGCGCTGGCCGGCATGTGCCTGGGCAATTTCTTCCCGCTGTTGATCAGCAACGCGATCCGGCTCGAACCCGGCCATGTCGGCCTGATTTCCGTGGGCGCCACCCAGGCCGTCGGCATTTCCCTGTTGGTGGTCCCCATCGTATTGGGCTATATCGGCCAAATGGCGGGCCTCGTCAATGCGATCGGCATGCTTGTCGTCCTGCCGCTGCTGATGGCGGCGGCCTGCCTGGCCGCTGGGCAACGCCACGCGCTGCCGCACAAGGCCTGA
- a CDS encoding NUDIX domain-containing protein — protein MSDVAATRERVRIQKVEVLSDDWYVLRKTTFDYRRRDGSWQTLSRETYDRGNGAVILLYNRARRSVILTRQFRFPAFVNGHDGMLIEACAGLLDQDDAETCIRRETEEETGYRIDNVRKIFEAFMSPGSVTEKLFFFVGEYHARDKVGDGGGVAADGEELEVLELPLQQALAMVDCGDIADGKTIMLLQYAQLHRLLD, from the coding sequence ATGAGCGATGTCGCCGCCACTCGGGAACGGGTGCGCATCCAGAAAGTGGAAGTGTTGTCCGATGACTGGTACGTGCTGCGCAAGACCACTTTCGACTACCGGCGCCGCGACGGCAGCTGGCAGACGCTGTCGCGCGAAACCTACGACCGCGGCAACGGCGCGGTGATCCTGCTGTACAACCGCGCGCGCCGCTCGGTGATCCTCACCCGCCAGTTCCGCTTTCCAGCCTTCGTCAACGGACACGACGGCATGTTGATCGAAGCTTGCGCCGGCCTGCTCGACCAGGACGACGCGGAAACCTGCATCCGCCGCGAAACCGAGGAGGAGACCGGCTACCGGATAGACAATGTGCGCAAGATATTCGAGGCCTTCATGAGCCCGGGATCGGTCACCGAAAAGCTGTTCTTCTTCGTCGGCGAATACCACGCCCGCGACAAGGTGGGCGACGGCGGCGGCGTAGCGGCGGACGGCGAGGAGCTGGAGGTGCTGGAGCTGCCGCTGCAGCAGGCGCTGGCGATGGTGGACTGCGGCGACATCGCCGACGGCAAGACCATCATGCTGCTGCAGTACGCGCAACTGCACCGGCTGCTGGACTAG
- the mtnP gene encoding S-methyl-5'-thioadenosine phosphorylase, protein MTESHPARIGIIGGSGFQRLLGLTDSRVHHCATAFGAPSSPVTTGYLGGVPVAFLQRHGPGHTIPPASINARANIAALRRVGCTQILSLSAVGSLREDVPPGRFVLVDQFIDRTLMRDKTFFGPGLVGHVPFGDPVCGRMRETLADSVGATGVPARDGGTYVVMEGPQFSTRAESLLYRQWGGTVIGMTAMPEAKLAREAELCYALVAIPTDYDCWFESQEPVNAALVAERMAEVGDSARRLVEEAVQRLGRHAGACRCGCDRALDTAIMTAPEQRDPAMLAKLLTVAPNANRLMNKQKENS, encoded by the coding sequence ATGACTGAATCCCATCCGGCCCGCATCGGCATCATAGGCGGCAGCGGTTTCCAGCGCCTGCTGGGCCTGACCGACTCCCGCGTCCACCATTGCGCCACCGCCTTCGGCGCGCCGTCGTCGCCGGTGACCACCGGCTATCTCGGCGGCGTGCCGGTCGCTTTCCTGCAGCGGCACGGCCCCGGCCATACCATCCCGCCCGCCTCCATCAACGCCAGGGCCAACATCGCCGCGCTGCGCCGCGTCGGCTGCACCCAGATCCTGTCGCTGAGCGCGGTGGGCAGCCTGCGCGAGGATGTGCCCCCCGGCCGCTTCGTGTTGGTCGACCAGTTCATCGACCGCACGCTGATGCGGGACAAGACCTTCTTCGGTCCCGGCCTGGTCGGCCACGTGCCTTTCGGCGACCCGGTCTGCGGACGGATGCGCGAAACGCTGGCCGACAGCGTCGGCGCAACGGGCGTGCCGGCCCGCGACGGCGGCACCTACGTGGTGATGGAAGGTCCGCAATTCTCCACCCGCGCCGAATCCCTGCTCTATCGCCAGTGGGGAGGCACCGTGATAGGCATGACCGCAATGCCGGAAGCCAAGCTCGCCCGCGAAGCCGAGCTGTGCTACGCGCTGGTGGCCATCCCCACCGATTACGACTGCTGGTTCGAATCGCAGGAACCGGTCAATGCCGCGCTGGTGGCGGAGCGGATGGCCGAAGTCGGCGACAGCGCGCGCCGCCTGGTGGAAGAAGCGGTGCAACGCCTGGGACGCCACGCCGGCGCCTGCCGCTGCGGCTGCGACCGCGCGCTGGACACCGCGATCATGACCGCGCCGGAACAACGCGATCCGGCCATGCTCGCGAAACTGTTGACCGTGGCGCCAAACGCCAACCGATTGATGAACAAGCAAAAGGAAAATTCATGA
- a CDS encoding fatty acid desaturase family protein, translating to MHTLYPLLAVLAASLTMRGVVYFYYRDSGPVMRRLRLLPRIDDNPETYYRPLDGWLAPLPFVWTWLDIVAAVMAAALADSVLGWMLVVLWSGGRMRALQEFGHNAVHFALCPSHAWQWWLSDIFYQFPVFKRDMHSRHKTHGDHHRKPNHPELDPNRARVFAGGYAAGLSDLSFLSRLFYPLSPAGFWNNLATMARNSMLNHSRATAFARCATLLATGALLYWVGGWAGVVFGWLLPLLTSYPVFAWVSLLAEHRWFMPGFPLERLELEYLMGRPTDYFGVAGWLVRVFIAPTSDAYHLVHSLYPGVRWNYLPAIDRHLKIHDPRYTEHASEGLLFRRGNAPSALSELRERLVAQPLSGRLSTQGSHHD from the coding sequence ATGCATACCCTCTATCCGCTGCTGGCGGTACTGGCCGCCTCGCTGACGATGCGCGGCGTCGTCTACTTCTATTACCGCGACAGCGGACCGGTGATGCGCAGGCTCAGGCTGCTGCCGCGCATCGACGACAATCCGGAAACCTATTACCGCCCGCTGGACGGCTGGCTGGCGCCGCTGCCCTTCGTCTGGACCTGGCTGGACATCGTCGCCGCGGTGATGGCGGCCGCGCTGGCCGACTCCGTGCTGGGCTGGATGCTAGTGGTGCTGTGGAGCGGCGGCCGCATGCGCGCGCTGCAGGAGTTCGGCCACAACGCCGTCCACTTCGCGCTGTGCCCGTCCCATGCCTGGCAATGGTGGCTGAGCGATATTTTCTACCAGTTCCCGGTGTTCAAGCGCGACATGCACAGCCGCCACAAGACCCACGGCGACCATCACCGCAAGCCCAACCACCCGGAGCTGGACCCCAACCGCGCCCGGGTGTTCGCCGGCGGCTACGCGGCCGGGCTGTCCGATCTCTCCTTCCTCTCCCGGCTGTTTTACCCGTTGAGCCCGGCAGGCTTCTGGAACAATCTCGCCACCATGGCCCGAAACAGCATGCTCAACCACTCGCGCGCGACGGCGTTCGCCCGCTGCGCGACGCTGCTGGCCACCGGCGCGCTGCTGTACTGGGTCGGCGGCTGGGCAGGCGTGGTTTTCGGCTGGCTGCTGCCGCTGCTCACTTCCTACCCGGTGTTCGCCTGGGTATCGCTGCTGGCCGAGCACCGCTGGTTCATGCCCGGCTTCCCGCTGGAGCGGCTGGAGCTGGAGTACCTGATGGGCCGTCCCACCGATTATTTCGGCGTCGCCGGCTGGCTGGTGCGGGTGTTCATCGCCCCCACCTCGGACGCCTACCACCTCGTCCACTCGCTGTACCCGGGCGTGCGCTGGAACTACCTGCCGGCGATAGATCGCCATCTGAAGATTCACGACCCGCGCTACACCGAGCATGCCAGCGAGGGCCTGCTGTTCCGCCGCGGCAACGCGCCGTCGGCGCTGTCCGAGCTGCGCGAGCGGCTGGTCGCACAGCCCTTGTCCGGCCGCCTCTCCACCCAAGGAAGCCACCATGACTGA
- a CDS encoding HAD family hydrolase, translated as MSAAWLAGVRHLVFDWNGTLIDDIDLAVASVNRCCARFDAEPVTRERYRREFGFPIAGFYSRLGFDFNRHPFADIVAVYLEHFDAHVARCPIHDGVHELLELAAARGIAVSVLSASQRDVLVRTLEAKRLLDRFQHVVGLGHTHASGKLEEARELQCRLSLPPEDTLFIGDTLHDCEVARQVGWRALLVETGHQDRKRLDEGDAPVCASLSQLLPALAAAGEP; from the coding sequence ATGAGCGCGGCCTGGCTGGCAGGTGTCCGCCACCTGGTATTCGACTGGAACGGCACCCTGATAGACGACATCGATCTGGCGGTGGCCTCGGTAAACCGCTGCTGCGCGCGCTTCGACGCGGAACCGGTCACGCGCGAGCGCTACCGGCGCGAATTCGGCTTTCCGATCGCCGGCTTCTATTCCCGGCTGGGCTTCGACTTCAACCGCCACCCATTCGCCGACATCGTCGCCGTCTATCTGGAGCACTTCGACGCCCATGTCGCGCGCTGTCCGATTCACGACGGCGTGCACGAACTGCTGGAACTCGCCGCCGCGCGCGGCATCGCCGTCTCGGTGTTGTCGGCGTCCCAGCGCGACGTGCTGGTGCGCACGCTGGAAGCCAAGCGCCTGCTTGACCGCTTCCAGCACGTGGTCGGACTGGGCCACACCCACGCCTCGGGAAAGCTGGAGGAAGCGCGGGAACTGCAATGCCGGCTAAGCCTGCCGCCGGAAGACACGCTGTTCATCGGCGACACGCTGCACGACTGCGAAGTGGCGCGCCAGGTAGGCTGGCGCGCGCTGCTGGTGGAAACCGGCCACCAGGACCGGAAGCGGCTGGATGAAGGCGACGCGCCCGTCTGCGCCAGCCTGTCGCAATTGCTGCCGGCCCTGGCCGCCGCGGGAGAACCCTGA